In Mucilaginibacter boryungensis, a single window of DNA contains:
- the hflX gene encoding GTPase HflX — protein sequence MRQKFYDTAVKQEKVILVGIITPGESEEQTREYLEELEFLVMTAGGLTVKSFTQRMQKPDRATFVHSGKLEEIRDYVKSEEIDIVVFDDELSPSQLRNIERELQVKILDRSNLILDIFANRAQTAQAKTQVELAQLQYLLPRLTRLWTHLERQKGGIGMRGPGESQIETDRRLILNKISLLKEKLKQIDKQNETQRKNRNQLIRVALVGYTNVGKSTIMNMISKSEVFAENKLFATLDTTVRKVVIDNLPFLLSDTVGFIRKLPHHLVECFKSTLDEVREADILVHVVDVSHPNFEDQIRTVNETLKDLGAIDKPMITVFNKIDAYQPVPTHAEDPAPPLSLEEFEQSWMNKNNSPAIFISALKKENVDEFRKLLYDKVVALHTARYPYDQLLY from the coding sequence ATGAGACAAAAATTTTATGATACTGCTGTGAAGCAGGAGAAAGTAATACTGGTGGGGATTATAACCCCGGGCGAAAGCGAAGAGCAAACGCGCGAGTACCTGGAAGAGCTGGAGTTTTTAGTGATGACCGCCGGTGGGTTAACTGTTAAAAGCTTTACCCAACGCATGCAAAAACCCGATAGGGCTACCTTTGTACATTCGGGTAAACTGGAAGAGATACGTGATTATGTAAAATCGGAAGAGATTGATATTGTTGTTTTTGATGATGAGCTGTCCCCATCGCAACTGCGTAATATTGAAAGGGAGCTACAGGTAAAGATACTTGACCGCAGCAACCTGATACTGGACATTTTTGCCAACCGCGCACAAACCGCGCAGGCCAAAACACAGGTTGAACTGGCCCAGTTGCAATACTTATTACCACGCTTAACCCGCCTTTGGACGCACTTAGAGCGGCAAAAAGGTGGTATTGGTATGCGTGGTCCCGGCGAGTCGCAAATTGAGACGGACAGGCGTTTGATATTGAACAAAATATCGCTGCTGAAAGAGAAACTAAAACAAATTGATAAGCAGAACGAAACGCAGCGCAAAAACCGCAACCAGTTAATTCGTGTGGCTTTGGTGGGTTATACTAACGTAGGCAAATCAACCATTATGAATATGATCTCCAAATCGGAGGTGTTTGCCGAGAACAAACTATTTGCTACGCTGGATACTACTGTGCGTAAAGTAGTGATAGATAACCTGCCTTTCCTGTTGTCGGATACGGTTGGGTTCATCCGCAAACTGCCCCACCATTTGGTAGAGTGTTTTAAATCGACCCTGGATGAAGTGCGCGAAGCCGATATTTTAGTGCATGTAGTAGATGTATCGCACCCAAATTTTGAAGACCAGATACGTACCGTTAACGAAACACTGAAAGACCTGGGCGCCATTGATAAACCCATGATCACCGTGTTTAATAAGATAGATGCTTACCAGCCCGTACCAACGCATGCAGAAGACCCTGCACCGCCGTTAAGTCTGGAAGAATTTGAGCAAAGCTGGATGAATAAAAATAACAGCCCGGCTATATTTATCTCGGCCTTGAAAAAAGAAAATGTGGATGAATTTAGAAAACTGCTGTACGATAAGGTAGTGGCCTTGCATACGGCACGCTATCCATACGATCAGTTGCTGTATTGA
- a CDS encoding energy transducer TonB: protein MNLTPFKTSKTNQFLKSLLTVILFVALAVAKANAQDDKVYTKVDVMAMFPGGLTKLIEYLKSNMVYPAKAKEDNVHGVVFLTFVVEKDGSLDNIQLLRGIGSGCDEEAIRVIKASPKWKPATVNDQVVRSQFTVPVSFHLPGAPIQHVPNADGVYTAVEQQASFPGGLQEFGNYLAQSIRYPDDARKNNIQGKVFLTFVVEKDGSLTNIKVLRGIGGGCDEEAVRVMEASPKWQPGMQGEQAVRSQFTVPISFSLTKK, encoded by the coding sequence ATGAACCTTACCCCTTTTAAAACCAGTAAAACAAATCAATTTTTAAAGTCCCTACTTACCGTTATCCTATTCGTTGCCCTGGCAGTTGCAAAAGCAAATGCCCAGGATGATAAAGTATATACCAAAGTTGATGTTATGGCTATGTTTCCAGGTGGCTTAACTAAGCTTATTGAATATCTAAAATCAAACATGGTATACCCTGCCAAAGCCAAAGAAGACAATGTACATGGAGTAGTATTTCTAACATTTGTAGTTGAAAAAGATGGCAGTTTAGACAACATCCAGTTATTACGTGGTATTGGCAGCGGTTGCGACGAGGAAGCCATACGGGTGATAAAAGCTTCGCCAAAGTGGAAACCTGCTACCGTAAACGATCAGGTGGTACGCTCGCAGTTTACCGTCCCTGTAAGTTTTCATTTGCCAGGTGCCCCTATCCAGCATGTACCAAATGCTGATGGAGTATACACTGCTGTTGAACAGCAGGCCAGTTTTCCCGGTGGCCTTCAGGAGTTTGGGAACTATTTAGCTCAATCTATCCGTTACCCCGACGATGCCCGTAAAAATAATATCCAGGGAAAAGTTTTTTTAACTTTTGTAGTTGAAAAAGATGGCAGCTTAACCAATATCAAAGTACTACGCGGCATTGGCGGCGGATGCGATGAGGAGGCCGTGCGTGTTATGGAAGCCAGCCCTAAATGGCAGCCCGGCATGCAAGGCGAGCAGGCCGTGCGGTCACAATTTACCGTGCCTATCAGCTTTTCGCTAACTAAAAAATAA
- a CDS encoding energy transducer TonB, which yields MNSSPKNIVSRFGFILWLFTALLLTTAYTKAQTKKGSNALFITVEEQAQFPGGFPKFTEYLSHNLHYPAQAKAANIQGRVFLTFVVEKDGRLTNIKVLRGIGHGCDEEAMRVVKASPKWKPGRQNNKAVRTQYTLPISFTLTKNNI from the coding sequence ATGAATTCATCGCCAAAAAATATAGTTAGCCGTTTCGGCTTTATTTTGTGGTTATTCACCGCATTACTTTTAACGACCGCTTATACCAAAGCACAAACTAAAAAAGGCAGCAATGCCCTTTTCATTACTGTTGAAGAGCAGGCCCAATTTCCCGGCGGGTTTCCTAAATTCACAGAATACCTGTCACACAACTTACATTACCCGGCCCAGGCAAAAGCCGCTAACATTCAGGGAAGGGTGTTTTTAACATTTGTGGTTGAAAAAGATGGCCGCTTAACCAATATCAAAGTACTAAGGGGGATAGGGCATGGCTGCGATGAAGAAGCCATGAGAGTAGTTAAAGCCTCGCCGAAATGGAAGCCCGGCCGGCAGAACAACAAGGCCGTTCGCACGCAATATACGCTGCCAATTAGCTTTACATTAACTAAAAATAATATATAA
- a CDS encoding MATE family efflux transporter: protein MTTLQTIRSKIWGAIKLSLNGQQQDYTQGSIPKAIFLLAIPMILELSLESVFAVVDMFFVSKLGQNAIATVGLTESVITIVYSIAIGLSTAATAIVARRIGEKNPADAAHAGAQALISCLIATVILSLSGIFFAPQILALMGASGEVVRDGAIFTRIMLGSSLVIMLLFLINGIFRGAGDAAMAMKSLWIASILNIILCPVFIHFFGLKGAATATVIGRSCGVIFQVYHLFKGSGILKFHKANFRWDPHVMKTIISIAWPATLQFIIASGSWIILTRLVAETGGTAASAGYQIAFRNFVFFILPCWGLSNAAATLVGQNLGAKRIDRAEQSVMLTAKYNAILMSFVMLLFLFFSRSIVRVFTTEQVVLNYAGTALQIIGSGFIFYAIAMVMSQALNGAGDTKTPTWINFVCFWLFQVPLAYLLAKGLHMNSVGAIIAIPVAEALIALVSWYYFKKGKWKKVQL from the coding sequence ATGACAACGCTACAAACAATACGGTCGAAAATATGGGGCGCTATTAAGCTATCACTAAATGGCCAACAACAGGATTATACACAAGGCAGCATCCCGAAAGCAATATTCCTGCTTGCTATTCCAATGATCCTGGAATTAAGCTTAGAAAGCGTGTTCGCGGTAGTGGATATGTTTTTTGTAAGTAAACTGGGGCAAAACGCCATTGCCACGGTAGGCTTAACCGAGTCTGTGATTACTATTGTTTACTCTATCGCCATCGGCTTAAGTACAGCCGCAACAGCAATTGTAGCACGAAGAATTGGCGAGAAAAACCCTGCAGATGCTGCTCATGCCGGTGCCCAGGCGCTAATAAGCTGTTTAATTGCCACTGTTATACTTAGCCTTAGTGGAATTTTCTTTGCACCGCAAATTTTAGCCTTAATGGGCGCAAGCGGAGAAGTAGTGCGGGATGGTGCAATTTTCACCAGGATAATGCTGGGCAGCAGCCTTGTTATTATGCTGTTGTTCCTCATCAACGGAATTTTCCGGGGTGCGGGCGATGCTGCCATGGCGATGAAAAGCTTATGGATTGCCAGCATCCTTAACATTATTCTTTGCCCAGTTTTTATTCACTTTTTCGGCTTAAAAGGCGCTGCTACGGCAACCGTTATCGGAAGAAGCTGCGGCGTCATCTTTCAGGTATATCACCTTTTTAAAGGCAGTGGCATCCTAAAGTTTCATAAGGCCAATTTCAGGTGGGACCCCCATGTTATGAAAACGATTATTTCCATTGCATGGCCGGCAACGCTGCAGTTTATTATTGCAAGTGGCAGCTGGATCATTTTAACGCGCTTAGTAGCGGAAACCGGCGGAACAGCAGCCTCTGCAGGCTACCAGATCGCTTTCCGGAATTTCGTTTTCTTTATTTTACCGTGCTGGGGGTTAAGCAATGCAGCAGCAACATTGGTAGGACAAAACCTGGGCGCTAAACGCATTGACCGGGCAGAGCAAAGTGTTATGCTTACGGCTAAGTATAATGCCATACTGATGAGTTTTGTAATGTTGCTGTTCCTGTTCTTTTCCCGCTCGATAGTTCGCGTATTTACTACCGAACAAGTTGTTTTAAATTATGCAGGCACCGCTCTTCAAATCATTGGTTCGGGATTTATTTTTTATGCGATAGCCATGGTAATGAGCCAGGCACTCAACGGGGCCGGGGATACAAAGACGCCCACCTGGATAAACTTTGTTTGCTTCTGGCTTTTTCAGGTGCCGTTAGCCTATCTTTTGGCTAAGGGTTTACATATGAATTCTGTCGGCGCCATTATCGCAATTCCTGTAGCCGAGGCGCTTATCGCTTTAGTATCCTGGTATTACTTCAAAAAAGGAAAGTGGAAAAAGGTACAGTTGTAA
- a CDS encoding DoxX family protein → MKTKILFIVCLLFGLMFINAGLNKFFNYMPVPKDMPKSAMAMFGALMQIKWLMPLIGIAEIVGGILVIIPRYRALGAIIIFPVMIGIVLTAISLSSGLIMALVLFVILIWVIIENWAKYLPMIR, encoded by the coding sequence ATGAAAACGAAAATCCTATTTATTGTGTGCCTGTTATTCGGGCTAATGTTTATTAATGCAGGCTTGAACAAGTTTTTTAATTACATGCCTGTTCCAAAAGATATGCCGAAAAGCGCCATGGCCATGTTTGGTGCACTTATGCAGATTAAATGGTTGATGCCACTGATAGGCATTGCTGAAATTGTAGGCGGCATACTGGTCATTATCCCCCGCTACAGGGCTTTGGGAGCTATTATTATTTTCCCGGTTATGATAGGGATAGTGCTAACGGCTATCTCTTTATCTTCAGGCTTAATAATGGCACTTGTTCTATTTGTAATACTTATATGGGTAATAATAGAAAACTGGGCAAAGTATCTGCCGATGATCAGATAA
- a CDS encoding M28 family metallopeptidase, whose translation MKKSLLFTALLAAGITGSAWAQEPVNTEMNSRIREEGMNHSQVMDIAFHLTDVAGPRLAGSPGLKRAQDWAVNALKTWGMVGAKRESWGKFGKGWEVQKNYAAITVPYYHAIIAIPKAWTPGTNGPIKGEVMLIKADTTTDLAKYKGKLAGKIIIMDAPALPERQVGHADMSRYTDEQLAEMAKAKMAPAGQAPRRGGPGGNPFAAFARLRALRAALGEFLINEKAALVLSQARGTDGTVFTTNGASYADTAKAVSPELETSAEDYQRILRLVKAGQKVEMEADIKTEFFTKDLDGYDVVGEISGTDPKLKEQVVMIGGHLDSWHAGTGATDNAAGSAVMLEAMRILSRIGYHPKRTIRIALWSSEEQGLFGSRGYVKNHFGDPATMVLKPEQSKLSAYYNLDNGTGKIRGIYLQGDSAARDIFQAWIDPFKDLGATTVTISNTGGTDHQSFDAIGIPGFQFIQDGMDYNTRTHHSNQDTYDRLVEADLKQAATIVASFVYHTAERKDMIPRKALPTPRPAGAPGGR comes from the coding sequence ATGAAAAAATCTTTACTTTTTACTGCGCTGCTCGCCGCTGGTATTACCGGCTCGGCCTGGGCACAGGAACCCGTTAACACGGAGATGAATTCCCGCATCCGCGAGGAGGGCATGAACCACTCACAAGTAATGGATATCGCATTCCATTTAACCGATGTAGCAGGACCGCGCCTGGCCGGTTCGCCGGGCTTAAAACGTGCGCAGGATTGGGCGGTGAACGCCTTGAAAACCTGGGGCATGGTGGGCGCTAAGCGCGAATCGTGGGGGAAGTTTGGTAAAGGCTGGGAAGTACAGAAAAACTACGCAGCCATAACCGTACCTTACTATCACGCCATTATTGCTATACCTAAAGCCTGGACACCCGGCACCAACGGCCCGATTAAAGGTGAAGTAATGCTTATTAAAGCTGATACTACTACCGACCTTGCCAAATACAAAGGCAAATTGGCCGGTAAAATTATTATAATGGATGCCCCGGCTTTACCTGAAAGACAGGTTGGCCACGCCGATATGAGCCGCTATACCGATGAACAATTAGCCGAAATGGCAAAAGCTAAAATGGCCCCGGCTGGTCAGGCCCCCCGCCGCGGCGGTCCCGGCGGCAACCCCTTCGCCGCATTTGCAAGGCTACGTGCATTGCGCGCCGCCCTTGGGGAGTTTTTGATAAACGAAAAAGCAGCTCTGGTACTAAGCCAGGCACGCGGTACCGATGGTACAGTATTTACTACCAACGGGGCATCATATGCCGATACCGCCAAAGCTGTATCGCCTGAATTGGAAACCAGCGCCGAAGATTATCAACGCATTTTGCGCTTGGTAAAAGCCGGCCAGAAAGTGGAAATGGAAGCTGATATTAAAACCGAATTCTTCACCAAAGACCTTGACGGTTACGATGTGGTGGGCGAAATATCAGGCACCGACCCTAAACTGAAAGAGCAGGTAGTGATGATTGGCGGCCACTTAGATTCATGGCATGCAGGTACAGGCGCTACAGATAACGCGGCGGGCAGCGCGGTGATGCTGGAGGCGATGCGTATTTTATCGCGTATTGGCTATCACCCAAAACGTACTATCCGTATTGCGTTGTGGAGTTCGGAGGAGCAAGGTTTATTTGGTTCGCGTGGTTATGTTAAAAACCACTTTGGCGATCCGGCAACCATGGTGCTGAAACCCGAGCAATCAAAATTATCGGCTTATTATAACCTTGATAATGGCACCGGCAAAATCCGCGGTATATACCTGCAGGGCGATTCGGCCGCGCGCGATATTTTCCAGGCATGGATAGACCCATTCAAGGACCTTGGTGCAACTACTGTTACCATCAGCAATACCGGCGGTACAGATCATCAATCGTTTGATGCTATCGGCATCCCGGGCTTTCAATTCATCCAGGATGGCATGGATTACAATACCCGTACCCACCACAGCAACCAGGACACTTACGACCGCCTGGTTGAAGCCGACCTTAAGCAAGCGGCAACCATTGTGGCTTCCTTTGTATACCATACTGCCGAACGTAAGGATATGATCCCACGCAAAGCATTGCCTACCCCGCGCCCCGCAGGCGCACCTGGTGGCCGATAA
- a CDS encoding MutS-related protein, which produces MSFKQIQTLTMPFDTDQQTLLDLSLTGINGHQAISELFKPVTIGGKIALKELFDHPLNDVDIIVQRQRAIRFLQQEQPKVKLDKEETDFIEHYLNSFNREETFSKIRAYKNQFKNWIKPSSQHYIVSRGVRLLIYQLHHITDTLEAYTNLLPVHIAELQLLSKGLVALIRPLLVFKSKAGRNFNAVELEELDFLFRYSKKHEVKQYLLALYQLDVFMAAAKTGDDLNFCYPEIILSDEPELRLNGFFHPFVKEPVVNNLEFNYQQNLCFITGANMAGKSTLLKSIGICTYLAHLGFPAPAASMYTTVFNGMFTTINLADNIVAGHSHFYSEVLRIKHVALQIGTIKKILILFDELFRGTNVKDAHDASLAIIKAFAQVKTSLFIVSTHIVEVAEELKVQENIFFKCLGTTMQRDKAVYNYQLKDGISNERLGMRIIEDEGLVDIITAQVGN; this is translated from the coding sequence TTGAGTTTTAAACAAATCCAAACCCTAACCATGCCTTTTGACACAGACCAGCAAACCCTGCTTGACCTTTCCCTTACGGGGATAAATGGTCACCAGGCCATTTCAGAACTATTTAAGCCGGTAACCATTGGCGGGAAAATAGCATTAAAGGAATTATTCGATCATCCATTAAACGATGTCGATATAATCGTACAAAGGCAGCGTGCCATCAGGTTTTTACAACAGGAGCAACCTAAAGTTAAACTTGATAAGGAGGAAACAGACTTTATTGAGCATTATTTAAATAGCTTTAACAGGGAAGAAACTTTCTCAAAAATAAGAGCTTATAAAAATCAGTTTAAAAATTGGATTAAGCCATCAAGTCAGCATTACATTGTTTCAAGGGGCGTACGTTTGCTGATTTATCAACTACATCATATTACTGATACATTAGAAGCATATACAAACTTGTTGCCGGTGCATATTGCCGAACTTCAACTGCTTAGCAAAGGACTGGTCGCGCTCATCCGCCCATTACTTGTTTTTAAATCAAAAGCAGGACGAAATTTTAATGCAGTAGAATTAGAAGAACTGGATTTTCTTTTTCGATACAGCAAAAAGCACGAAGTAAAGCAGTATCTACTGGCTTTATATCAACTGGATGTTTTTATGGCTGCTGCAAAAACTGGGGATGACCTAAACTTTTGTTACCCCGAGATCATTCTTTCCGACGAACCGGAATTGAGATTAAATGGTTTTTTTCATCCATTTGTTAAAGAGCCGGTTGTAAACAACCTTGAGTTTAATTATCAGCAAAACCTGTGTTTTATAACCGGCGCCAACATGGCCGGTAAATCTACCTTGCTCAAATCGATAGGGATATGTACTTATCTGGCACATCTGGGTTTTCCGGCGCCAGCAGCCAGTATGTATACAACGGTTTTTAATGGCATGTTTACTACCATTAACCTGGCAGATAATATAGTAGCAGGGCATAGCCATTTCTACAGCGAAGTATTGCGGATAAAGCATGTCGCCCTTCAAATTGGAACAATTAAGAAAATACTTATACTTTTTGATGAGTTGTTTAGGGGAACAAATGTTAAGGATGCGCACGATGCATCACTGGCTATTATAAAAGCATTTGCACAGGTAAAAACATCGCTGTTTATAGTTTCAACTCACATAGTTGAAGTAGCTGAGGAGCTTAAAGTTCAGGAAAACATCTTTTTTAAATGCCTGGGCACTACCATGCAGCGCGATAAAGCTGTATATAATTATCAATTAAAAGATGGTATATCTAACGAACGATTGGGTATGCGCATAATTGAAGATGAAGGACTGGTTGATATTATAACCGCGCAAGTTGGTAACTAA
- a CDS encoding response regulator transcription factor: MKKILLVEDDPNLGMLLQDYLQLKGKFDVVLCKDGDEGLREFTKQDYDLLILDVMMPKKDGFTLGKEIRKMNAGVPIIFATAKGMIEDKTQAFNLGGDDYITKPFRIEELLLRINALLKRVGANDKKEEERQTNFNIGQYTFDFTAQMITNNGNQQKLSTKEAELLRLLCLRKNEVLTREEALLNIWHDDNYFNGRSMDVFLSKIRKYLKDDPSVEIINVHGKGYKLLVN, encoded by the coding sequence ATGAAGAAAATATTACTTGTTGAAGACGACCCCAACCTGGGGATGCTATTGCAGGATTACCTGCAGCTTAAAGGTAAGTTTGACGTGGTTTTGTGTAAAGACGGCGATGAAGGCCTGCGCGAATTCACCAAACAGGATTACGACCTGCTGATACTGGACGTTATGATGCCCAAAAAAGACGGTTTTACACTTGGCAAGGAAATACGTAAGATGAACGCCGGCGTGCCCATTATTTTTGCTACTGCCAAAGGCATGATAGAAGATAAAACCCAGGCCTTCAACCTGGGGGGTGATGATTACATTACCAAACCTTTCCGTATTGAAGAATTGCTGCTGCGTATAAACGCCCTGTTAAAACGCGTTGGCGCTAACGATAAAAAAGAAGAAGAGCGACAAACCAATTTCAACATTGGCCAATATACGTTCGATTTTACAGCGCAAATGATCACTAATAACGGTAATCAGCAAAAGCTATCAACCAAGGAAGCCGAACTGCTGCGCCTGCTTTGCCTGCGCAAAAACGAAGTACTAACCCGCGAAGAAGCCTTGCTAAACATCTGGCACGATGACAATTACTTTAATGGCCGCAGCATGGATGTTTTCCTTAGTAAAATACGCAAATACCTGAAGGATGACCCCTCGGTAGAGATCATTAATGTACACGGTAAAGGGTATAAGCTGCTGGTGAATTAG
- a CDS encoding sensor histidine kinase — MKKKSIALIIGLMGFALLGVMAMQLYFLKQTYNMQSQLFDRKVGDALDNVVSKIAKHDAFVFMKAKTRYIDSQNNAINVTGYSYSTDTSPIKVRHFVNRKVIIRDSLKRLRNNLTEELAQTAQGSFTLRSRIETSTDENGITRQRRVLEVVNNAGALINADKLPRYDTSRYMLLDPQLGQQILTHVEENPIWKANQERKQKIRQLKAIKKLLDQDSLETLKTTNTKAVFNNLVDEYQKSKEPLKARLDPLLIDSLLRSELKNKGIDLPFSYMVSTANNDSLLFSNANDVAGTLPVFKASNTPYQTTIFSKDVVINDPGMLRLAFPQKSTLILNSMVFSMGTSGGLLLILIFCFGYTIFSILKQKKVSEMKTDFINNMTHEFKTPVSTIMIASEALKDDEVTADKTRISRLANIIYEENARLGSHIERVLNIARIEKNDFKLDIKPVEVNDMITAVIDSMSLKLQKYGATTTLNLNAKYSTINADDLHFSNVLYNLVDNAIKYSKDAPEITINTATVKNDLVITVADKGIGMSRDQQTRIFEQFYRIPTGNLHDVKGFGLGLSYVNTIVKRLDGTISVRSEKDKGSEFELRFPVV, encoded by the coding sequence ATGAAAAAGAAAAGTATTGCTTTAATTATTGGGTTGATGGGCTTCGCCTTACTGGGCGTTATGGCTATGCAACTGTATTTCCTGAAGCAAACCTATAACATGCAATCGCAATTGTTTGATCGTAAGGTTGGCGATGCGCTGGATAACGTGGTAAGTAAAATTGCCAAGCACGATGCTTTTGTTTTTATGAAGGCCAAAACACGTTATATCGATTCACAAAACAATGCCATAAATGTTACCGGCTATAGCTATAGCACCGATACCTCGCCAATTAAGGTACGCCACTTTGTAAACCGTAAGGTCATCATCAGGGATAGCCTGAAAAGGTTGCGCAACAATTTAACCGAAGAGTTAGCCCAAACAGCGCAAGGGTCTTTTACCTTACGTAGCCGCATTGAAACCAGCACAGATGAGAACGGGATTACCCGCCAGCGCCGTGTTTTGGAAGTGGTAAATAATGCCGGTGCATTAATTAATGCCGATAAACTACCTCGATATGATACTTCGCGCTATATGCTGTTAGACCCGCAGCTGGGCCAGCAGATATTAACCCATGTGGAGGAAAACCCCATATGGAAGGCCAACCAGGAACGTAAGCAAAAGATCAGGCAGCTTAAGGCTATCAAAAAACTATTGGATCAGGATTCCCTGGAAACCCTGAAAACAACAAACACCAAAGCAGTTTTTAATAACCTGGTTGATGAATATCAGAAAAGCAAAGAACCCCTTAAAGCCCGCCTTGACCCATTACTGATAGACTCCTTACTACGTTCGGAACTAAAAAACAAAGGTATCGACCTGCCATTCAGCTATATGGTTAGCACGGCTAACAATGATTCATTATTATTTTCAAACGCAAATGATGTAGCCGGTACGCTACCTGTTTTCAAAGCATCTAACACCCCCTATCAAACAACCATATTTTCTAAGGATGTGGTAATTAACGATCCCGGGATGCTGCGCCTGGCATTCCCGCAAAAAAGTACGCTGATATTAAACAGTATGGTTTTTAGTATGGGAACCTCGGGGGGATTACTGCTGATATTGATATTCTGCTTCGGTTATACCATTTTCTCCATCCTGAAACAAAAAAAGGTATCGGAAATGAAGACCGACTTCATTAATAATATGACCCACGAGTTTAAAACCCCGGTATCGACCATTATGATAGCCAGCGAGGCGTTAAAGGATGATGAGGTTACCGCCGATAAAACCCGCATATCGCGCCTGGCCAATATTATTTATGAAGAGAACGCTCGCCTCGGCAGCCATATTGAACGGGTGCTGAATATTGCCCGCATAGAAAAGAACGACTTTAAGCTGGATATTAAACCGGTGGAAGTGAATGATATGATAACCGCCGTGATAGATAGCATGTCGCTTAAATTGCAGAAATATGGCGCTACAACTACATTAAACCTTAACGCAAAATATTCTACTATTAATGCTGATGACCTGCATTTTAGTAATGTGCTATATAACCTGGTTGATAATGCCATAAAATACAGCAAAGATGCACCGGAGATTACCATAAATACAGCTACAGTTAAAAACGACCTGGTAATTACGGTGGCTGATAAAGGCATAGGCATGAGCCGCGACCAGCAAACCCGCATATTTGAACAGTTTTACCGCATCCCTACCGGTAACCTGCACGATGTTAAGGGCTTTGGACTGGGTTTAAGTTACGTTAATACGATTGTAAAACGTTTGGACGGCACCATCAGCGTTCGCAGCGAAAAAGATAAAGGATCGGAATTTGAATTGCGGTTCCCGGTTGTATAA
- a CDS encoding T9SS type A sorting domain-containing protein, protein MKNLFKHSGFETVFYAGLFLLIILPAMVFAQDHKSVTIIVHDGDTTVNGKKLSELKSAEKQDALKLFADADKKTFGYKQAGAWSITEDTTIKGLPRYQIFGGRMGQRLTLRNPGKTGKDSVIYFYLDTINKGESPLVYTKGQTYRYNAPRDHMPTIRPDMSRYRMPVMGRDMQDFDYHNIDKNGINTNLNFHVSIPSAEEVKKVSGAERADLEIRDLVFVPELSTGKTTMIFNLPTNTPATVSFTDSDGKALWVEKATSEKVIKTFLMPANGVYYLVVKQGVKTGVRRVVRE, encoded by the coding sequence ATGAAAAACCTATTTAAACATTCAGGATTTGAAACGGTATTTTATGCCGGGTTATTTTTACTTATCATACTGCCTGCAATGGTTTTTGCGCAGGATCATAAATCGGTAACAATCATCGTCCACGATGGCGACACAACTGTTAATGGGAAGAAACTGTCAGAATTAAAATCAGCCGAAAAACAGGATGCACTGAAATTATTTGCCGATGCCGATAAGAAAACATTTGGTTATAAGCAGGCCGGTGCCTGGAGCATTACGGAAGACACTACGATAAAAGGATTACCCCGTTATCAAATATTTGGGGGCCGCATGGGCCAGCGTTTGACCTTAAGAAATCCGGGAAAAACAGGGAAGGATAGTGTAATTTATTTTTATTTGGATACGATTAATAAAGGTGAAAGCCCCCTGGTTTATACCAAAGGTCAGACTTACCGATATAATGCCCCGCGCGATCATATGCCAACTATAAGGCCGGATATGAGCCGTTACCGCATGCCTGTGATGGGGCGCGACATGCAGGATTTTGATTATCATAACATTGATAAGAACGGAATTAATACGAACCTAAATTTTCACGTATCTATACCATCTGCTGAAGAAGTTAAAAAGGTATCCGGCGCTGAGCGTGCTGACCTGGAAATCCGCGACCTAGTGTTTGTGCCAGAACTTTCTACCGGGAAAACAACCATGATATTTAACTTACCCACAAACACTCCGGCTACGGTGAGCTTTACCGATAGCGATGGGAAAGCACTTTGGGTTGAAAAAGCAACATCTGAAAAAGTAATAAAAACCTTCCTGATGCCAGCCAATGGGGTGTACTACCTGGTGGTGAAACAAGGGGTTAAAACAGGTGTGAGAAGAGTGGTGAGGGAATAA